In the Alkaliphilus oremlandii OhILAs genome, one interval contains:
- the ftsY gene encoding signal recognition particle-docking protein FtsY — MFKKFFDKLTGKNKEESVEKNHEEKVDEAVDGHEHSSLEEVDFIEMDPEDIEMDSQEMEKYFEDLEVDSVEDSTEAEEVEEEIVEEIVEEKIEEDIIETVEEVIEEIEPIKVAETVEEEVVEAKPKFNLFSRLKEGLLKTKSGITDRVDHLLKSYKKIDEDLFEELEEILITSDMGVQTTMEIVEDLKERVRKEKISDPLEVKQLLMDKITEILEELPDSKINIEPSPAIILVVGVNGVGKTTSIGKMAYRFKSEGKKVLLAAGDTFRAAAIDQLKIWGDRVGVDVIRHQEESDPAAVIYDAIQAAKARNTDVLICDTAGRLHNKKNLMNELGKIFKVVDREYENASKEVLLVLDATTGQNAVQQAKTFKEVANISGLILTKLDGTAKGGVIVGISRELNVPVKLIGVGEKMEDLQEFNPQSFVKAIFGEA; from the coding sequence ATGTTCAAGAAATTTTTTGACAAACTTACAGGAAAAAATAAGGAAGAAAGCGTAGAGAAAAATCATGAAGAAAAAGTGGATGAAGCCGTAGATGGCCACGAACACAGTTCTCTCGAAGAAGTCGATTTTATAGAAATGGACCCTGAGGATATAGAAATGGATTCACAAGAGATGGAAAAGTATTTTGAAGATCTAGAAGTAGATTCTGTAGAAGATTCAACGGAAGCAGAAGAAGTCGAGGAAGAAATAGTAGAAGAAATAGTAGAAGAGAAAATAGAAGAAGACATAATAGAGACGGTGGAGGAAGTAATAGAAGAGATCGAACCAATTAAAGTCGCCGAGACCGTAGAAGAGGAAGTTGTTGAAGCAAAACCTAAATTTAACCTATTTAGCAGACTGAAAGAAGGTTTACTAAAAACCAAAAGTGGCATTACGGATAGAGTGGATCATTTATTAAAATCCTATAAAAAAATTGATGAAGATTTATTTGAAGAATTGGAAGAGATTTTAATAACATCCGATATGGGGGTACAAACCACCATGGAAATCGTTGAAGATTTAAAAGAACGTGTTAGAAAAGAAAAAATATCGGATCCTCTTGAAGTAAAACAACTCCTTATGGATAAGATCACAGAAATATTAGAAGAACTTCCTGATTCAAAAATAAACATTGAGCCGTCACCAGCGATCATTTTAGTTGTCGGCGTAAATGGTGTAGGAAAGACTACGTCCATAGGTAAAATGGCATATCGCTTTAAAAGTGAGGGAAAGAAAGTTTTACTGGCAGCAGGGGATACATTTAGGGCAGCGGCCATTGATCAATTAAAAATTTGGGGAGATCGTGTAGGTGTTGATGTCATCAGGCACCAAGAGGAATCTGATCCAGCAGCTGTAATATATGATGCAATACAAGCAGCAAAGGCTCGTAATACCGATGTCCTTATTTGTGATACAGCAGGTAGACTTCATAATAAGAAGAATCTAATGAATGAGTTAGGTAAAATATTTAAGGTTGTGGATAGGGAATATGAAAATGCATCTAAAGAAGTACTCTTAGTTTTAGATGCTACGACGGGTCAAAATGCGGTACAGCAAGCGAAAACCTTCAAGGAAGTTGCTAATATCAGCGGACTTATCTTAACGAAGCTAGATGGAACAGCGAAAGGTGGCGTTATTGTAGGAATCAGCAGAGAGTTAAACGTTCCTGTGAAGCTAATCGGTGTTGGAGAAAAAATGGAGGATTTACAGGAATTTAATCCACAAAGTTTCGTAAAGGCAATCTTTGGGGAAGCGTAA
- the ffh gene encoding signal recognition particle protein: MVFEGLAEKLQDTFKKLKNKGKLTEKDVAEAMREVRLALLEADVNFKVVKDFINKVKERAVGIEVLESLTPGQQVIKIVNEELTELMGTSQSKINFSSKPPTIIMLVGLQGAGKTTTTGKLAGMLKKQGKRPLLIACDIYRPAAIKQLQVVGEKVGVPVFTMGDKQSPVDISKAGIDHGMSHGNDVILIDTAGRLHVDEELMDELKDIKNDVKPHEILLVVDSMTGQDAVNVAEHFNEKLGIDGVILTKLDGDTRGGAALSVRAVTNKPIKFTGLGEKLDDLEPFYPDRMASRILGMGDMLSLIEKAQANFDAKKAKELENKIKTQQFTFDDFLDQLEQVQKMGSLSQILEMIPGMGGKQLKGMDVDEKELVYVKAIIQSMTKNERHDPSIINGSRRKRIASGSGTSVQQVNKLLKQFEQTRKMMKQFADMAKPGKKGGKFKMPFLGR; encoded by the coding sequence ATGGTTTTTGAAGGTTTAGCAGAAAAGCTTCAGGATACTTTTAAAAAGCTAAAGAACAAAGGAAAGTTAACTGAAAAAGATGTAGCAGAAGCCATGAGAGAAGTAAGACTTGCACTTTTAGAGGCTGATGTTAACTTTAAAGTTGTTAAAGACTTTATAAATAAAGTTAAAGAAAGAGCTGTTGGCATTGAAGTTTTAGAAAGCTTGACTCCGGGCCAGCAAGTTATAAAAATAGTAAATGAAGAATTGACGGAATTAATGGGAACATCCCAAAGTAAAATAAATTTTTCTTCTAAGCCACCGACGATCATTATGCTGGTTGGTTTACAAGGAGCAGGTAAAACCACCACTACAGGTAAACTAGCGGGGATGCTGAAGAAACAAGGAAAAAGACCGCTTTTAATCGCTTGTGATATCTATCGACCAGCAGCTATTAAACAGTTACAAGTCGTTGGAGAAAAGGTTGGTGTTCCTGTATTTACCATGGGGGATAAACAGAGCCCAGTGGATATTTCTAAAGCAGGGATAGATCATGGGATGAGCCACGGTAATGATGTCATATTAATTGATACAGCCGGTCGACTTCACGTTGATGAAGAACTGATGGATGAGTTGAAAGATATCAAAAACGATGTGAAGCCTCATGAAATTCTTCTGGTAGTAGACTCCATGACGGGGCAAGATGCTGTGAACGTAGCCGAGCACTTCAATGAAAAGCTGGGTATAGACGGTGTTATTCTGACGAAACTAGACGGTGATACACGAGGTGGAGCGGCACTATCTGTTCGAGCTGTTACGAATAAGCCAATTAAATTCACTGGTCTCGGCGAAAAACTAGATGATTTGGAGCCATTTTATCCAGATCGAATGGCGTCTAGAATATTAGGTATGGGTGATATGCTTAGCCTCATAGAAAAAGCCCAAGCAAATTTCGATGCTAAAAAAGCAAAAGAACTTGAAAATAAAATAAAAACGCAACAATTCACTTTTGATGACTTCTTAGATCAATTAGAGCAGGTTCAGAAAATGGGTTCTCTCAGTCAAATATTAGAGATGATTCCTGGTATGGGCGGAAAGCAATTAAAAGGAATGGATGTAGATGAGAAGGAACTCGTTTATGTTAAGGCCATTATCCAATCTATGACAAAGAATGAAAGACATGATCCGAGCATCATTAATGGAAGTCGAAGAAAAAGAATTGCCTCAGGAAGTGGGACATCTGTACAACAGGTCAATAAATTATTGAAACAATTTGAGCAGACGAGAAAAATGATGAAGCAATTTGCAGATATGGCAAAGCCGGGAAAAAAAGGTGGAAAATTTAAGATGCCTTTCCTTGGCAGGTAA
- a CDS encoding putative DNA-binding protein, which yields MLQKTIEISVLYDYYNQLLTEKQSDIIDLYYNQDLSLGEIAEEFNISRQAVYDMLKRTEKLLYQYEEKLGFIELLKTKNQKISRILDRVIELENKLNLDSHEELQQKISEIKGELDHFLNT from the coding sequence ATGTTACAAAAAACAATTGAAATATCGGTTTTATACGACTATTACAATCAATTATTAACAGAAAAGCAGAGTGATATCATCGATTTGTACTATAATCAGGATTTATCGCTTGGGGAAATTGCTGAGGAATTTAATATATCGAGACAAGCTGTTTACGATATGTTAAAGAGAACAGAAAAGTTATTATATCAGTACGAAGAAAAATTGGGTTTTATAGAATTGCTGAAAACAAAAAATCAAAAGATTTCAAGAATATTAGATAGAGTCATTGAATTAGAAAATAAGCTAAATCTCGATTCTCATGAAGAACTACAACAGAAGATCAGTGAAATCAAAGGAGAATTGGATCATTTTCTAAATACTTAA